In Streptomyces longhuiensis, the following proteins share a genomic window:
- a CDS encoding histone-like nucleoid-structuring protein Lsr2: protein MAQREVITYTDDLTGEEAEEIGTHTILIDGAGVEIDLSTESHDRLLEVLHPYLSAEGARRVRGSVTTAGTRGRRRAVGPSAHSDTAQIRAWAKKNGLEVNDRGRVPASVKEAYEKAND from the coding sequence ATGGCTCAGCGAGAAGTAATCACTTATACGGACGATCTCACAGGTGAAGAAGCCGAAGAGATCGGTACCCACACCATCCTCATCGACGGGGCTGGGGTAGAGATTGACCTCTCCACGGAGAGCCACGATCGTCTGTTGGAAGTTCTGCACCCCTACTTGAGCGCCGAGGGGGCCCGTCGAGTACGTGGCAGCGTCACCACTGCCGGCACGAGGGGTAGGCGTCGAGCCGTAGGCCCCTCTGCCCACTCGGACACAGCCCAGATTCGGGCTTGGGCCAAGAAAAACGGCCTTGAGGTGAATGACCGGGGTCGAGTTCCCGCTTCCGTTAAGGAAGCATACGAAAAGGCCAATGATTAA
- a CDS encoding SseB family protein, whose protein sequence is MCDDSIPKEVFAAAAQDALRDLHRAPDDLAALDTLAACDILVPEPTELDTHDHPEEDGLTLPVIDDPPRLRAVPVFTSAERMGQALPDIAASHQIQLGLLAANWPTDDDLALLIDPGHHDGVILTGQGVRALLAPPRT, encoded by the coding sequence ATGTGTGACGACAGCATCCCCAAGGAAGTTTTCGCGGCCGCCGCCCAGGACGCCCTGCGCGACCTCCACCGAGCACCCGACGACCTGGCCGCGCTGGACACACTGGCCGCCTGCGACATTCTCGTTCCTGAACCTACGGAACTCGACACTCACGACCACCCGGAAGAGGACGGACTGACCCTCCCCGTGATCGACGATCCACCACGCCTCCGTGCCGTCCCCGTCTTCACGTCAGCAGAGCGAATGGGCCAGGCACTCCCCGACATCGCCGCAAGCCACCAGATCCAACTTGGACTGCTGGCAGCCAACTGGCCCACCGACGACGACCTGGCGCTCCTCATCGACCCTGGCCACCACGACGGCGTGATCCTCACCGGCCAAGGCGTGCGAGCGCTGCTCGCCCCGCCCCGGACATGA
- a CDS encoding gas vesicle protein encodes MPAERSPKRQTGAGARAGEGGGAARHRSGKGNAAQAMRSAAEQLYELLGRRPESVSAVKPTEDGWVADVEVLELERIPETTSVMASYRVTLDKEGDLVGYERVRRYTRGQIDRRG; translated from the coding sequence ATGCCCGCTGAACGATCACCCAAGCGCCAGACCGGCGCGGGCGCCCGCGCCGGCGAGGGAGGCGGTGCCGCTCGGCACCGCTCCGGCAAGGGCAACGCGGCGCAGGCCATGCGGTCCGCGGCGGAGCAGTTGTACGAGTTGCTTGGCAGGCGCCCCGAATCGGTCTCCGCGGTGAAACCGACGGAGGACGGCTGGGTGGCGGATGTCGAGGTACTGGAGCTCGAGCGCATCCCTGAGACGACGAGCGTGATGGCCAGCTATCGCGTCACTCTGGACAAGGAGGGCGACCTGGTGGGTTACGAGAGGGTCCGGCGCTATACACGTGGACAGATCGACCGTCGGGGCTGA
- a CDS encoding gas vesicle structural protein GvpA produces the protein MTMVPQGGNSVSRGGTGSLYDVLELILDRGLVIDVFVRVSLVGIEILKIDARIVVASVDTYLRFAEACNRLDLETGRKAPAQLTDIVGDTVESGAKGKSKGALTGAVEAVTDTIKGVTGGDEDDSEESEPEEEDTRERKPVERRRRPPRRTARHDGGSSRKKE, from the coding sequence ATGACCATGGTGCCGCAGGGCGGCAACAGCGTTTCCAGAGGCGGCACAGGGAGTCTCTACGACGTCCTGGAACTCATTCTTGATCGCGGACTCGTGATCGATGTGTTCGTCCGAGTTTCGTTGGTAGGGATCGAGATCCTCAAGATCGACGCCCGAATCGTGGTCGCGAGTGTCGACACCTATCTACGCTTCGCGGAAGCCTGCAACCGCCTTGATCTCGAGACGGGAAGGAAGGCACCCGCCCAACTGACCGACATCGTCGGAGACACGGTCGAAAGCGGCGCCAAGGGAAAGTCCAAAGGCGCTCTGACCGGCGCCGTGGAAGCGGTCACCGACACCATCAAAGGCGTCACCGGGGGCGACGAGGACGACAGCGAAGAGAGCGAACCCGAGGAGGAGGACACCCGCGAGAGAAAGCCCGTTGAAAGACGACGGCGGCCCCCCCGGCGGACAGCCCGTCACGACGGAGGCTCGTCCCGCAAGAAGGAATGA
- a CDS encoding GvpL/GvpF family gas vesicle protein: MAVYIYSITSKQHPLQLGGLDGVGDPPTQLRTVIGGTLCAVVSDAPDGLRPKRRDLSAHHQVQDRLMGDGAVLPLRFGFLAPDDEAVRLALEERAEEYTARLEALEDTVEYNLKVSQDEDTLLRQVLDSSQEARQLNDEIRSGTAGPEAPVRLGELVAAEVQVRQQALAHGVVEALRPYSRDRESSQLTGEDFLNVSFLVPHDQEEMFLTTELSVANQLGEDVHFRLNGPLPPYSFV, translated from the coding sequence ATGGCCGTATACATCTACTCGATCACCAGCAAGCAGCACCCCCTCCAACTCGGCGGACTCGATGGCGTGGGTGATCCACCCACCCAACTGCGTACCGTGATTGGCGGAACACTGTGCGCCGTCGTCAGCGATGCGCCGGATGGCTTGCGCCCCAAGCGTCGTGATCTGTCTGCGCATCACCAGGTCCAGGACCGCCTCATGGGAGACGGTGCGGTGCTGCCGCTGAGGTTCGGATTTCTGGCCCCGGACGACGAGGCAGTGCGACTTGCGCTCGAGGAACGCGCCGAGGAGTACACGGCCAGACTGGAGGCACTTGAGGACACCGTGGAGTACAACCTCAAGGTGTCCCAGGACGAAGACACTCTGCTACGACAGGTTCTTGACTCGTCGCAGGAGGCACGGCAGCTCAACGACGAGATCCGCAGCGGAACCGCCGGTCCCGAGGCTCCTGTAAGACTCGGCGAGTTGGTCGCCGCTGAGGTCCAGGTGCGCCAGCAGGCACTCGCCCACGGGGTCGTCGAGGCGCTTCGCCCTTACTCTCGGGACAGGGAGTCGTCCCAACTGACCGGCGAAGACTTCCTCAATGTCTCGTTCCTCGTCCCTCACGATCAGGAGGAGATGTTCCTCACCACGGAGTTGAGCGTCGCCAATCAGCTGGGTGAGGACGTCCACTTCCGACTCAACGGCCCCCTGCCTCCCTACAGTTTCGTCTAA
- a CDS encoding gas vesicle protein GvpG, producing the protein MGLITQILTLPLAPVRGVVWVADRVLEAAEDKYYDPAPVHRELAELERRLLDGEIDEATFDEREDELLDRLDEIRARRDRGAP; encoded by the coding sequence ATGGGCCTGATCACCCAAATCCTCACCCTCCCCCTCGCACCGGTGCGCGGCGTTGTTTGGGTCGCGGACCGTGTGCTTGAGGCCGCTGAGGACAAGTACTACGACCCTGCGCCTGTCCACCGTGAATTGGCGGAACTCGAGCGTCGGCTGCTCGACGGGGAGATCGACGAGGCGACTTTCGACGAGCGCGAAGACGAACTGCTCGACCGGCTCGATGAAATCAGAGCCCGTCGCGACCGCGGCGCTCCCTAG
- a CDS encoding gas vesicle protein, which yields MTDSPVDRLGSYPTRAAPAYAQGSSANLADILERVLDKGIVIAGDIQINLLDIELLTIKLRLLVASVDKAKEMGIDWWEHDPSLSSRARGEQSLSEENRRLRAEIAALRQGTELPEGEQQHARRNPRSRTDE from the coding sequence GTGACTGACTCTCCCGTCGACAGGCTCGGCTCGTATCCGACCCGAGCCGCGCCGGCCTACGCCCAAGGCTCGTCAGCCAATCTCGCGGACATTCTTGAACGGGTCCTTGACAAGGGCATCGTCATCGCCGGCGACATCCAGATCAACCTGCTCGACATCGAGCTGCTCACCATCAAACTTCGCTTGCTGGTCGCATCCGTCGACAAGGCGAAGGAGATGGGCATCGACTGGTGGGAGCACGATCCGTCACTCTCGTCCCGAGCCAGAGGGGAGCAGTCGCTGTCCGAAGAGAACCGGCGGCTGAGGGCTGAGATCGCTGCCCTGCGCCAGGGCACCGAGCTCCCCGAGGGTGAACAGCAGCACGCGAGACGCAATCCCCGGAGCCGGACAGATGAGTGA
- a CDS encoding GvpL/GvpF family gas vesicle protein, whose amino-acid sequence MSELVTYAYAVARDADGLAEYAATLTGVGESVALVTSDRDASIVLVVSRVGADDFQESALKRHLEDMAWLEAVARAHHSVIDALATRTDVLPLRLATVYLDNARAREVLDDRAAVFDEQLTRLAGHIEWGVKIYADPSAPTPAPATAEAGALSPGRAYLLQRRAQKGVRDQVYRAAQQAAERVEAAGRQFAVGRARHRVQQGDLATTGDENVLNDAYLVSMDRAESFRSEAARAAEGLQGVRVEITGPWAPYSFAAASPGSDPPVDGPSA is encoded by the coding sequence ATGAGTGAACTGGTCACCTACGCCTACGCAGTAGCCCGCGACGCCGACGGGCTCGCAGAATACGCGGCCACCCTCACTGGTGTCGGCGAGAGCGTCGCACTCGTGACCAGCGACCGCGACGCATCGATTGTCCTCGTGGTGAGCCGCGTCGGAGCGGACGACTTTCAGGAGTCGGCCCTCAAGCGGCATCTGGAGGACATGGCGTGGCTGGAGGCCGTCGCCCGCGCCCATCACAGCGTCATCGACGCCCTCGCGACCCGAACCGACGTTCTCCCTCTGCGCCTGGCAACCGTCTATCTCGACAACGCGCGCGCCCGTGAGGTGCTCGACGATCGAGCGGCGGTGTTCGACGAGCAGCTCACTCGGCTCGCAGGTCACATCGAGTGGGGTGTCAAGATCTACGCAGACCCCTCCGCTCCAACTCCCGCCCCCGCCACGGCCGAAGCCGGCGCTCTGTCGCCGGGCCGGGCCTATCTTCTACAGCGCAGGGCACAGAAGGGTGTCCGTGACCAGGTCTACAGGGCTGCGCAGCAGGCTGCCGAGCGGGTGGAAGCAGCCGGGCGCCAGTTCGCGGTCGGCCGTGCACGTCATCGTGTCCAGCAGGGCGACCTCGCTACCACGGGGGACGAAAACGTCCTCAACGACGCGTATCTCGTCTCCATGGACCGCGCTGAGAGCTTCCGCTCCGAGGCCGCACGGGCTGCCGAGGGACTTCAAGGAGTGAGAGTCGAGATCACCGGCCCATGGGCTCCGTACTCGTTCGCGGCGGCCTCTCCCGGGTCAGACCCTCCTGTGGACGGACCAAGCGCATGA
- a CDS encoding gas vesicle protein → MTAGRSSEVAPLPDRQVALIDLLDRLLSGGAVITGDVVLSIADIDLVRISLRALIVSIGPDNPAPWPPPAPPGHSDDLRRTR, encoded by the coding sequence ATGACGGCAGGCAGATCGTCCGAGGTGGCCCCGCTACCGGACCGACAGGTCGCCCTCATAGACCTGCTCGACCGGCTGCTCAGCGGAGGCGCGGTCATCACCGGGGATGTGGTGCTCTCCATCGCCGACATCGACCTCGTGCGCATATCGCTGCGCGCCCTGATCGTATCCATCGGCCCGGACAATCCCGCGCCATGGCCTCCGCCCGCTCCTCCGGGACACAGCGATGACCTCCGAAGAACGCGGTAG
- a CDS encoding gas vesicle protein K — protein sequence MTSEERGRHAQRQAEVAEAAARAFRMLPATPRDLPLGTESARAPSHRISSDPDTVERDLVRLVLTLVELLRQLMERQALHRVDQGDLTEEQEERLGATLLVLHERMAGLCAEYGLTMEDLNLDLGPLGTLLPPSA from the coding sequence ATGACCTCCGAAGAACGCGGTAGGCACGCGCAGCGGCAGGCCGAGGTCGCTGAGGCTGCCGCGCGCGCTTTCCGGATGCTGCCCGCCACACCCCGTGACCTCCCCTTGGGGACCGAGTCCGCACGTGCACCCTCACACCGGATCAGCTCCGACCCTGACACCGTGGAACGGGACCTGGTCAGGCTCGTTCTCACCCTTGTGGAACTGTTGCGCCAGCTCATGGAACGCCAGGCGCTCCACCGGGTCGACCAGGGCGACCTCACAGAAGAGCAGGAGGAACGCCTCGGTGCCACGCTCCTGGTCCTTCACGAACGCATGGCTGGTCTGTGTGCCGAGTACGGGCTGACGATGGAAGACCTCAATCTGGATTTGGGGCCACTCGGTACATTGCTGCCGCCGTCCGCGTGA
- a CDS encoding HemK2/MTQ2 family protein methyltransferase produces the protein MTAEAQSAPVPSCPPRILTPPGVYAPQSDTQILVQALHGENIGPTTGVLDLGTGSGALAVQAARMGARVTAVDISWRAVWAARLNARLSRRHVTVRRGDLTSALQGRSYDIIVSNPPYVPCPSVGLPRRGKARSCDAGPDGRALVDRICDAAPAALRPGGVLLLVQSALSGTEATLERLTDTGLHPVVVDRARIPFGPVLRSRTEWLRSRGLVGEESWEELVVIRAEKF, from the coding sequence ATGACCGCAGAGGCCCAGTCAGCACCGGTTCCGTCGTGTCCGCCCCGCATACTCACGCCGCCCGGGGTGTACGCACCGCAGAGCGACACGCAGATACTCGTCCAGGCGCTGCACGGGGAGAACATAGGCCCCACCACCGGTGTGCTGGATCTGGGGACCGGTAGCGGCGCGCTCGCCGTCCAGGCCGCGCGCATGGGTGCCCGTGTGACCGCTGTCGACATCTCGTGGCGTGCTGTGTGGGCTGCGCGTCTCAACGCACGCCTGTCTCGGCGTCACGTCACCGTCCGCCGCGGAGACCTGACCAGCGCGCTCCAAGGTCGCTCATACGACATCATCGTCAGCAATCCGCCGTACGTGCCCTGTCCTTCGGTCGGCCTGCCGCGTCGAGGCAAGGCCCGCTCGTGTGACGCGGGACCCGACGGACGCGCCTTGGTGGACCGTATCTGCGACGCCGCCCCCGCAGCCTTGCGGCCGGGCGGAGTGCTGCTGCTCGTGCAGTCGGCACTGTCCGGCACCGAGGCCACGCTCGAGCGGCTCACCGACACAGGTCTCCACCCTGTGGTCGTCGATCGAGCCCGCATCCCCTTCGGTCCAGTCCTGCGCTCCCGGACGGAATGGCTGCGCAGCCGAGGACTTGTGGGCGAGGAGAGCTGGGAAGAGCTGGTGGTCATCCGTGCCGAAAAGTTCTGA
- a CDS encoding CDGSH iron-sulfur domain-containing protein — translation MGDDGAVCVSHRFTVAICTCRRSRNYPWCDTSHRRRTKSRTDHAPAPDSEA, via the coding sequence GTGGGTGACGACGGCGCCGTATGCGTCTCGCACCGCTTCACCGTCGCAATCTGCACGTGCCGGCGAAGCCGCAACTACCCGTGGTGCGACACCAGCCACCGGCGCCGCACGAAATCCCGGACCGACCACGCGCCCGCACCGGACTCCGAGGCCTGA
- a CDS encoding iron-containing redox enzyme family protein, with product MHPDGQEPRGHSPPLPQPRGDLSATVLKALGGAATTPLPLALPRAVDPYGDDLQLALYVLYELHYQGFDGVSDEHEWNPALLALRGLLEQRFLEALRTDVPPRTDADESLAPLLVEPVGHDESSVSHYLQRDGTLDQLREYAAVRSLYHLKEADPHAWVLPRLHGRAKAAMVAVEFDEFGAGHAEDIHAQLFADLMADLGLRTAYGHYVDTAPAEALATVNVMSLFGLHRALRGALVGHFAAVEVASPPGSRRLASAMRRTGAGPAAARFYDEHVEADAVHEQVVRRDVIGGLRTSEPMLEPDIAFGVQATVFLEERLGRQLLGAWRDQRSALRTPL from the coding sequence ATGCATCCGGACGGCCAGGAGCCACGCGGTCACAGCCCCCCGCTCCCCCAGCCCCGGGGCGACTTGTCGGCCACAGTGCTCAAAGCGCTCGGCGGTGCCGCCACGACGCCACTGCCGCTCGCATTGCCGCGCGCTGTCGACCCATACGGAGACGATCTCCAGCTCGCTCTCTACGTTCTCTACGAACTGCACTACCAAGGCTTCGACGGCGTCAGCGACGAACACGAGTGGAACCCGGCGCTGCTCGCCCTGCGCGGTCTGCTCGAACAGCGCTTCCTCGAGGCGCTGCGCACTGACGTGCCGCCACGGACCGATGCCGACGAGTCCCTCGCCCCGCTTCTGGTGGAACCCGTCGGTCACGACGAGTCGAGCGTCAGCCACTACCTGCAGAGGGACGGCACGTTGGATCAGCTCAGGGAGTACGCAGCCGTGCGCTCGCTGTATCACCTCAAGGAAGCCGACCCTCACGCCTGGGTTCTCCCTCGTCTGCACGGCCGCGCCAAAGCCGCCATGGTGGCCGTCGAGTTCGACGAGTTCGGCGCGGGACACGCGGAGGACATCCACGCCCAGCTCTTCGCCGACCTCATGGCGGACCTCGGCCTGCGCACCGCCTACGGACACTATGTCGACACGGCGCCGGCGGAAGCCCTGGCCACCGTCAACGTCATGTCTCTGTTCGGCCTCCACCGTGCTCTGCGCGGTGCCCTGGTGGGGCACTTCGCCGCTGTCGAAGTAGCGTCGCCCCCCGGCTCGCGGCGACTGGCCTCGGCCATGCGGCGTACCGGCGCGGGACCGGCCGCGGCCCGCTTCTACGACGAGCACGTGGAGGCCGACGCGGTCCACGAACAGGTGGTGCGTCGCGATGTCATCGGCGGGCTGCGAACAAGCGAACCCATGCTCGAGCCCGACATCGCCTTCGGCGTCCAAGCCACCGTCTTCCTGGAAGAACGCCTCGGACGACAGCTCTTGGGAGCCTGGCGCGATCAGCGCAGCGCGCTACGCACGCCGCTGTAG
- a CDS encoding CsbD family protein, producing MAGDEKAKAKGEQIKGKVKRAVGGALGNESLKAKGHAEESKGDLRAAKEKTKDAIKPK from the coding sequence GTGGCTGGGGACGAGAAGGCTAAGGCTAAGGGCGAGCAGATCAAGGGCAAGGTCAAGAGGGCCGTCGGTGGTGCACTCGGCAACGAGTCCCTGAAGGCCAAGGGACACGCCGAAGAGTCCAAGGGTGACTTGCGTGCGGCCAAGGAGAAGACCAAGGACGCCATCAAGCCCAAGTAG
- a CDS encoding aldo/keto reductase, producing MQNVLLNNGVEMPILGFGVYQIPPEQTEQAVSDALAAGYRSLDTAAAYGNEEAVGRAIKASGIPREDLFVTTKLWISSAGEENAGRAFHTSLRKLGLDNLDLYLIHQPFGDVYGSWRAMEALHREGVVRAIGVSNFYPDRLVDLIDHNEITPAVNQIETHPFNRRTADQKVMRERGVQIESWGPFAEGRNNLFTDPVLSGIGAAHGKSVAQVVLRWLIQRRVVVIPKSVRADRMAENLDVFDFELTDDQMASIDAMDTGESLFFDHRDPEVVSRFGKLQPNT from the coding sequence ATGCAGAACGTCCTCCTCAACAACGGCGTCGAGATGCCGATCCTCGGATTCGGTGTCTACCAGATCCCGCCCGAGCAGACCGAGCAGGCGGTCAGCGACGCCCTCGCCGCCGGCTACCGGTCCCTCGACACCGCGGCCGCCTACGGCAACGAAGAGGCCGTAGGCCGTGCGATCAAGGCCAGCGGCATCCCGCGCGAGGACCTTTTCGTGACCACCAAGCTGTGGATCTCCAGCGCCGGCGAGGAGAACGCCGGGCGCGCCTTCCACACGTCGCTGCGAAAGCTGGGCCTCGACAACCTCGACCTGTACCTGATCCACCAGCCCTTCGGCGACGTCTACGGCTCCTGGCGTGCCATGGAGGCCTTGCACCGCGAGGGCGTCGTCCGGGCCATCGGCGTCTCGAACTTCTACCCCGACCGGCTCGTGGACCTGATCGACCACAACGAGATCACTCCGGCGGTCAATCAGATCGAGACCCACCCGTTCAACCGGCGTACCGCCGACCAGAAAGTCATGCGCGAGCGCGGGGTCCAGATCGAGTCGTGGGGACCCTTCGCCGAAGGCCGCAACAACCTCTTCACCGATCCGGTGCTCAGCGGGATCGGCGCCGCGCACGGCAAATCCGTGGCGCAGGTCGTGCTGCGCTGGCTCATTCAGCGGCGCGTGGTCGTGATTCCCAAGTCGGTCCGCGCCGACCGCATGGCGGAGAACCTCGACGTCTTCGACTTCGAGCTCACCGACGACCAGATGGCGTCCATCGACGCCATGGACACAGGTGAGTCGCTGTTCTTCGACCACCGTGACCCGGAGGTCGTCAGCCGCTTCGGCAAGCTCCAGCCGAACACCTGA
- a CDS encoding quinone oxidoreductase family protein, with product MPRTMTALFGGTGPDWEYREVPVPDPAPGQVLVRTEAVAFNNADTAMLDAADPANGTGKEYVAGFEFAGEIAAVGEGVHGPAVGERVMGTTARSFAQYVLADHRHVLPIPDGVGYDEAAALPTGLLTEHGALRAGSFQAGQSVLITAASSGIGLIGVQIAKAIGAGTVIATTRSAARRELLTRTGADVVVVTDEQDLTQTVLEATGQDGVDVVLDHVGGQTFADCLPATRVDGHVVNIGRLGQARSTIDLDALSYRHLRLRGVSFGFTRAAELGAVMAELTPQVLPAVAEGRIRPVIDTTLPFDQANTAAARLRTHQAHGKVVLSMP from the coding sequence ATGCCGAGGACGATGACCGCGCTGTTCGGCGGCACCGGCCCGGACTGGGAGTACCGGGAGGTGCCCGTACCCGATCCCGCCCCCGGCCAGGTCCTCGTACGCACCGAGGCGGTGGCGTTCAACAACGCCGACACCGCGATGCTGGACGCGGCCGACCCCGCGAACGGCACGGGCAAGGAGTATGTGGCGGGCTTCGAGTTCGCCGGTGAGATCGCGGCCGTGGGCGAGGGGGTGCACGGTCCGGCCGTCGGCGAGCGGGTGATGGGCACGACAGCGCGGAGCTTCGCGCAGTACGTACTCGCCGATCACCGGCACGTCCTCCCGATTCCCGACGGCGTCGGATACGACGAGGCGGCGGCCCTGCCGACGGGGCTGCTGACCGAGCACGGGGCCCTGAGAGCCGGCTCCTTCCAGGCCGGGCAGTCGGTGCTGATCACCGCGGCCTCGTCCGGCATCGGCCTCATCGGCGTGCAGATCGCCAAGGCGATCGGCGCGGGGACGGTCATCGCCACGACCCGTTCGGCGGCCAGGCGCGAGCTGCTGACGCGGACGGGCGCGGACGTCGTCGTGGTCACCGACGAACAGGATCTGACGCAGACGGTGCTGGAGGCGACCGGGCAGGACGGCGTGGACGTGGTCCTCGACCATGTCGGCGGACAGACCTTCGCCGACTGCCTGCCCGCCACCCGCGTCGACGGCCACGTCGTCAACATCGGCCGGCTGGGTCAGGCGCGGTCCACCATCGACCTGGACGCCCTGTCGTACCGGCACCTGCGCCTGCGCGGGGTGTCGTTCGGCTTCACACGCGCGGCCGAACTCGGTGCGGTCATGGCCGAGTTGACGCCCCAGGTGCTGCCCGCGGTGGCAGAGGGACGTATCCGCCCGGTCATCGACACCACCCTGCCCTTCGACCAGGCCAACACGGCGGCCGCCCGCCTGCGCACGCACCAGGCTCACGGCAAGGTCGTCCTGTCGATGCCCTGA